A DNA window from Centroberyx gerrardi isolate f3 chromosome 3, fCenGer3.hap1.cur.20231027, whole genome shotgun sequence contains the following coding sequences:
- the dok7b gene encoding protein Dok-7: MTDTVVAEGQVKFRDGKKWKTRWVVLRKPSPVADCLSLLVYKEKKKGKEKGRGHRERLNVTLEGICGVEPGPGYDGVAYTLSILCLGHTLVLGFQSREALLAWDARLRYSLGEVHRFSVIIQPGTKLESGPASLHLCNNLLVLTRDLPPAVTGHWKLSELRRYGAVPNGFVFEGGTRCGYWAGVFFLSCSEGEQISFLFDCIVRGICPSRAPHGLRPTLPDPSANPSSSEERISLEASELEKRLSMLSHCSRPSSTASTYSCSTSVAGDDHSSISSSSSSQSDASYGSRLPIWAEPTTRPHLSTETVSSASTLTNSDDRLYAAVMGSSVIHPSSKQLHPRGLNDSGRQSSLDSGIGIATGSQSSYSGSFSSYTGSLDTASQGGGEEFGSLVSLPAPPPSAPPPPPPPPPSSPSPPPLSPPLSVVIPEHNSASPSSCPSRPGSSASSASCRHGEEYQIPSLLRLRYDTPRSLLQSLSLRDPPAQGGPPELDKDRRSSGGGGGQGQGLSDSPTGPSLQRVRAQRQATMQRSHSWGSEAVPSVDSAGRYTPRPSLLAGCPVCGGTQCSHGLDNYITPEQWRSARSRGLTQTFEVILLLDSRSSYDQMDLPKRGDLRLDEYRMFQFPDEAPTSLSLDTRLHSDSTVNYVNIPISPLAAKASRELLYMELDLQERGTAPVSSPPNAVREEGSIKYAHLDITAMEAAQRVGAEHAQGREDRLTQLESSRRRAPPN; encoded by the exons ATGACGGATACAGTTGTCGCGGAGGGACAAGTCAAGTTTAGAGATGGAAAAAAG TGGAAGACTCGGTGGGTCGTGCTTCGGAAGCCCTCTCCGGTCGCAG actgtctgtctctgctggtgtacaaggagaagaagaaagggaaggagaaaggccGCGGCCACAGGGAGAGGCTCAATGTAACACTAGAG GGGATCTGCGGTGTGGAGCCGGGGCCGGGGTATGACGGGGTCGCTTAcaccctctccatcctctgccTGGGACACACTCTGGTCCTGGGCTTTCAAAGCCGAGAGGCCCTACTGGCCTGGGACGCCCGTCTCCGATACAGCCTGGGAGAAG tcCACAGGTTCAGTGTCATCATCCAACCAGGTACCAAACTGGAGAGTGGCCCCGCCTCCCTCCACCTGTGCAACAACCTATTGGTCCTCACCAGGGACCTCCCGCCGGCTGTCACTGGCCACTGGAAGTTGTCGGAGCTGCGTCGCTATGGTGCCGTGCCCAACGGCTTTGTGTTCGAGGGCGGCACTCGCTGTGGATACT GGGCCGGTGTCTTCTTCTTGTCCTGTTCAGAAGGAGAGCAGATCAGTTTCCTCTTCGACTGCATCGTCAGAGGCATCTGCCCCAGCAGGGCCCCGCATGGCCTCCGACCCACCCTGCCag ATCCCAGTGCTAACCCATCCTCATCAGAGGAACGGATCAGCCTGGAGGCATCAGAGCTGGAGAAGAGACTCAGCatgctgtctcactgcagccGACCGAGCAGCACAG cctccacctACAGTTGCAGCACATCTGTTGCTGGGGACGACCACAGCAGCATTTCCAGCTCttcctccagccaatcagatgcaAGCTATGGCAGCAGACTTCCGATATGGGCGGAGCCAACAACTAGACCGCACCTCTCCACTGAGACGGTCTCAAGCGCTTCCACATTGACCAATTCGGACGACCGTCTTTATGCTGCTGTGATGGGAAGCTCCGTGATTCACCCGTCCTCCAAGCAGCTCCACCCTCGCGGGCTAAACGACAGCGGGCGACAGAGCTCATTGGACAGTGGGATTGGGATTGCGACAGGCAGCCAATCGTCTTACTCTGGGAGCTTCTCGTCCTATACAGGGAGCCTGGACACGGCCAGTCAGGGCGGAGGGGAGGAGTTTGGCTCCCTGGTCAGCctacctgctcctcctccttctgcccctcccccaccccctccacctcctccttcttctccttctcctcctcctctttctcctcctctatctgTAGTTATCCCAGAGCACAAttctgcctccccctcctcctgcccctctaGGCCCGGCTCTAGCGCCTCTAGTGCCAGTTGTAGACACGGTGAGGAATACCAGATCCCCAGCCTGCTCAGACTGCGGTACGACACCCCCAGGAGCCTGCTGCAGAGTCTGTCCCTGAGGGACCCCCCAGCCCAGGGGGGCCCACCTGAACTGGACAAGGACAGGAGGAGcagtgggggtggtggtggtcaGGGACAAGGACTGAGCGACAGCCCCACAGGACCCTCTCTGCAGCGGGTCAGGGCTCAGCGCCAGGCCACGATGCAGCGCTCCCACTCCTGGGGCAGTGAGGCGGTGCCCTCTGTGGACAGTGCGGGGAGGTACACACCCAGGCCCTCGCTGTTAGCTGGCTGCCCCGTTTGTGGAGGAACACAG TGCAGCCATGGTTTAGACAACTACATCACACCGGAGCAGTGGCGGTCAGCCAGGAGCAGAGGCCTGACACAG ACGTTTGAGGTCATACTCCTTCTAGATTCCAGGTCATCTTACGACCAGATGGATTTGCCCAAGAGAGGAGACCTCAGACTGGATGAATACA GGATGTTCCAGTTTCCCGATGAAGCTcctacctctctgtctctggacaCCAGGCTCCATAGCGACAGCACTGTCAATTATGTCAACATCCCCATCAGCCCCCTGGCGGCTAAAGCTAGCAGGGAACTCCTCTACATGGAGCTGGACCTGCAGGAGCGCGGCACAGCTCCAGTTTCCAGCCCGCCCAATGCTGTGAGAG AAGAGGGCTCCATCAAGTACGCCCACCTTGATATTACGGCCATGGAAGCAGCCCAGAGAGTGGGGGCGGAGCATGCCCAGGGGCGGGAGGACAGACTGACTCAGCTggagagcagcaggaggagagcgcCACCCAACTGA